The proteins below come from a single Verrucomicrobiota bacterium genomic window:
- a CDS encoding N-acetylneuraminate synthase family protein, protein MSEREGIRLVHPVAIAGRRIGPGEPAYLVAEAGVNHNGELPTAERMIDAAKAAGADAMKLQSFQAAEMCDLALTETKDVEGVTGGTKSSYDMYKSLELSPEAHARLFAKAREAGITLFTSVFDLSMVDVLVELGAPAFKISSSDVTHLPLIRKAASTGVPIIISTGLSTLDEVGEAVACCRAAGNNNVVLLQCTSAYPPPDEEVNLNAMRTLREAFDVPVGFSDHTLGIEVALASVALGACFVEKHFTLDPTMPGPDQKLSLDPDGFCRLVAGARRIEHALGSPDKAPTATEQTCLADSRRSLYAARDIAAGETITPDMVRILKPLRGIAPSSYEKIINRTASGDIARMDPISWEHIL, encoded by the coding sequence ATGTCTGAACGTGAAGGAATCCGACTCGTGCATCCCGTGGCCATCGCAGGACGGCGAATCGGGCCGGGCGAGCCAGCTTACCTTGTCGCCGAAGCGGGCGTGAACCACAACGGCGAACTCCCCACGGCCGAGCGCATGATTGACGCGGCCAAGGCCGCCGGGGCCGACGCGATGAAGCTCCAGTCCTTCCAGGCCGCCGAGATGTGCGACCTCGCACTCACCGAGACCAAGGACGTCGAAGGCGTCACGGGCGGCACGAAGTCTTCCTACGATATGTACAAGAGCCTCGAGCTCTCGCCCGAGGCGCACGCGCGTCTCTTCGCCAAGGCGCGCGAGGCTGGGATCACGCTCTTCACCTCGGTATTCGACCTGAGCATGGTCGACGTACTCGTCGAGCTTGGCGCGCCGGCGTTCAAGATCTCGTCGAGCGACGTGACGCACCTGCCCCTGATCCGTAAGGCGGCGTCAACTGGCGTGCCGATCATCATCTCGACCGGCCTCTCGACGCTCGACGAGGTGGGCGAGGCCGTCGCCTGCTGCCGCGCCGCCGGAAACAACAACGTCGTGCTCCTCCAATGCACGAGCGCCTACCCGCCGCCCGACGAGGAGGTGAACCTCAACGCGATGCGCACGCTGCGCGAGGCGTTCGACGTGCCCGTCGGGTTCTCAGATCACACGCTTGGCATCGAGGTCGCGTTAGCGTCCGTGGCGCTCGGCGCTTGCTTCGTCGAGAAGCACTTCACGCTCGATCCGACGATGCCCGGGCCCGATCAGAAGCTCTCGCTCGATCCCGACGGGTTTTGCCGGCTCGTGGCGGGCGCGCGCCGCATCGAGCATGCGCTTGGCTCTCCAGACAAAGCGCCGACGGCCACCGAACAGACCTGCCTCGCCGACAGCCGCCGCAGCCTCTACGCCGCACGCGACATCGCGGCCGGGGAAACGATCACACCCGATATGGTCCGCATCCTGAAGCCCTTACGCGGCATCGCGCCCAGCTCCTACGAGAAGATCATCAACCGCACGGCCTCGGGTGATATCGCCCGCATGGATCCCATCAGTTGGGAACACATCCTGTAG
- a CDS encoding glycosyltransferase family protein, whose protein sequence is MKTAAIIQARMGSTRYPGKVLDEIAGIPMLQHIVERARYAQTVDVIVIATTASADDRILLKRAREWQVVGFAGPEHDVLKRYVAAANLVQATHIVRITGDNPLFEPSFVDACVRKLVEQNADYCYVEACILGTGVEAITLDALKREDSLATEAYQREHVNPYVMEHPEQFKVIAVPAEERFRMPEGVRLTVDTKEDIKLVRRIYRRLHQADRIVSLSRTVELLKENPEWVGLNKDVFQKPATSSELEDEEAEAEPDALEDQAEEVDTVDQEPAEKEEVRPAPLPAAPFGLRIPTEKPPEDDKLDVLMAQAVSKEEQESKRKEDSPSLDDVLAKTKAEVTRKPVDTSALDKLFGGAAEEPVEEAIEAAPPDEVDPVDEALPGGEGDEQQTGEPDESREPDVS, encoded by the coding sequence ATGAAGACGGCCGCCATCATCCAGGCACGCATGGGAAGCACGCGCTATCCCGGTAAGGTGCTCGACGAGATCGCCGGCATCCCCATGCTCCAGCACATCGTCGAGCGCGCGCGATACGCGCAGACTGTCGATGTGATCGTCATTGCCACCACCGCAAGCGCCGACGATCGCATCCTGCTCAAGCGGGCGCGTGAGTGGCAGGTCGTCGGCTTCGCCGGGCCCGAGCACGATGTGCTCAAGCGTTACGTGGCGGCCGCCAACCTCGTCCAGGCCACCCACATCGTGCGCATCACGGGCGACAATCCGCTCTTCGAGCCGAGCTTCGTCGACGCCTGCGTGCGTAAGCTCGTCGAGCAGAACGCCGACTATTGCTACGTCGAGGCCTGCATCCTCGGCACCGGCGTCGAGGCGATCACGCTCGACGCGCTCAAACGCGAGGACTCACTTGCCACTGAAGCCTACCAGCGCGAGCACGTGAACCCCTACGTCATGGAACACCCCGAGCAGTTCAAGGTCATCGCCGTTCCCGCCGAAGAGCGATTCCGCATGCCAGAGGGGGTGCGCCTTACCGTTGATACCAAGGAAGACATCAAGCTCGTGCGGCGCATCTACCGCAGGCTCCATCAGGCCGACCGCATCGTCTCGCTCTCGCGGACCGTCGAGCTGCTGAAAGAGAATCCTGAGTGGGTCGGCCTCAATAAGGACGTGTTCCAGAAGCCGGCCACAAGCAGCGAACTCGAAGACGAGGAGGCCGAGGCCGAGCCCGATGCCCTCGAGGACCAGGCCGAGGAGGTCGACACAGTTGACCAAGAGCCGGCCGAGAAGGAGGAGGTCAGGCCCGCGCCGTTGCCTGCGGCGCCGTTTGGGCTTCGCATTCCAACGGAGAAACCGCCCGAGGACGACAAGCTCGATGTCCTGATGGCCCAGGCCGTCTCCAAGGAAGAGCAGGAGAGCAAGCGCAAGGAAGACTCGCCCTCGCTCGACGACGTGCTGGCCAAGACCAAAGCCGAGGTGACGAGGAAGCCGGTCGATACCTCGGCGCTCGACAAGCTCTTCGGGGGGGCCGCAGAGGAACCGGTCGAAGAGGCCATCGAGGCCGCACCTCCCGATGAAGTCGATCCCGTCGATGAGGCCTTACCTGGCGGTGAGGGCGACGAGCAGCAGACGGGCGAGCCAGACGAGTCCAGGGAACCAGACGTCTCATGA
- a CDS encoding SPASM domain-containing protein, with amino-acid sequence MSRRYYCDESIPGQAMLDLTQRPVTCREEYLSAMEACYNFRTVRPFPLKMMIESSSRCMLRCAMCPRDRMTRSEGDMPFELFEKVIDEAAASGLYHLSMHQHGEPLMNERLPEMVQAAKARGVPIVNLTTNGVLLDETASCALLEAGLDTLVVSFDGITRDTYAQLRGVEKHYDRVRDNMLRFVRLRAAAGASKPFFRVHALRTPDVTAAQVEAFRTEWTGVADHVGVGEIASYGSGNEMFDPGRGADVPRVPCRHLWQQLIVLHTGAVVPCCVDINAEVTVGNVYEESLASIWTGERLNHYRAMHLAGRADELPGCADCIDVFCRAY; translated from the coding sequence ATGAGCAGACGGTACTATTGTGACGAATCCATCCCCGGGCAGGCGATGCTCGATCTGACCCAACGGCCGGTCACGTGCCGCGAGGAGTACCTCTCGGCCATGGAGGCCTGTTACAACTTCAGGACCGTCCGGCCGTTCCCGCTCAAGATGATGATCGAATCGTCGAGCCGCTGCATGCTCCGGTGTGCCATGTGTCCACGTGACCGCATGACGCGCTCCGAGGGAGACATGCCATTCGAGCTGTTTGAAAAGGTGATTGACGAAGCGGCCGCCAGTGGGCTATACCACCTCTCGATGCATCAGCACGGCGAGCCGCTCATGAACGAACGGTTGCCGGAGATGGTCCAGGCCGCCAAGGCGCGCGGCGTCCCCATCGTCAACCTGACGACAAACGGGGTCCTCCTTGATGAAACCGCGTCGTGCGCACTCCTCGAGGCGGGGCTCGACACGCTCGTTGTGTCGTTCGACGGCATCACGCGCGACACCTACGCGCAGCTGCGCGGGGTCGAGAAGCACTACGACCGGGTTCGCGACAATATGCTCCGTTTTGTCCGGCTGCGCGCGGCGGCGGGGGCGTCGAAGCCTTTCTTCCGCGTCCACGCGCTGAGGACGCCGGATGTGACCGCAGCGCAGGTCGAGGCGTTCCGCACCGAGTGGACGGGTGTGGCCGACCATGTCGGCGTCGGCGAGATCGCGTCGTACGGTTCCGGCAACGAGATGTTCGATCCCGGGCGCGGCGCGGACGTGCCGCGCGTGCCGTGCCGGCATCTATGGCAGCAGCTCATCGTGCTGCACACGGGTGCCGTGGTGCCTTGCTGCGTGGACATCAACGCCGAGGTTACCGTCGGCAATGTCTACGAGGAATCGCTCGCGTCGATCTGGACCGGCGAGCGGCTCAACCACTATCGCGCAATGCATCTGGCGGGCCGGGCCGACGAGCTGCCGGGTTGCGCCGACTGTATAGACGTGTTTTGCCGCGCCTACTAG
- a CDS encoding glycosyltransferase family 2 protein, which produces MYRIALCIVSYNRRPYTERTLDPLLEQLDSSEYDLHLFVYDNASSDSTPEYLREIAARHDKVTVVLGDENIGVTNATKILMEQHVFGRGFDFIAKNDDDELLPADWMQVCDHWAHFEQAGGVVVGFKRQGLEDYFTGLEWVSRRRENLTPILAGPYVGFLSYIVPGFQMTTEAWWREILPRLSDYGQKLGGWDPSMAMTVRDVLGRQCLVVFNRLSIHFQRDADYPEYAVQKQHQVDHVRETIFELRRQGALK; this is translated from the coding sequence ATGTATCGGATCGCGCTGTGCATCGTGTCGTACAACCGGCGGCCTTACACTGAGCGGACGCTCGATCCGCTGCTCGAACAGCTCGACAGCAGCGAGTACGACCTTCATCTCTTCGTCTACGACAACGCAAGCTCCGACTCCACGCCCGAGTATCTGCGCGAGATCGCCGCGCGCCATGACAAGGTGACCGTCGTGCTCGGCGACGAGAACATCGGCGTGACCAACGCCACCAAGATCCTCATGGAGCAGCACGTGTTCGGCCGCGGCTTCGACTTCATCGCCAAGAATGACGATGACGAACTGCTGCCCGCCGACTGGATGCAAGTCTGCGACCACTGGGCCCACTTCGAACAGGCCGGCGGCGTGGTTGTCGGCTTCAAGCGCCAGGGGCTCGAGGATTACTTCACCGGGCTTGAGTGGGTGAGCCGGCGCAGAGAAAACCTCACGCCGATCCTGGCCGGGCCGTACGTTGGCTTCCTGAGCTACATCGTGCCCGGCTTCCAGATGACGACCGAGGCGTGGTGGCGCGAGATCCTGCCCCGCTTGAGCGATTACGGTCAGAAACTCGGCGGGTGGGACCCCTCAATGGCGATGACCGTGCGCGACGTATTGGGCAGGCAATGCCTTGTGGTCTTTAACCGCCTGTCGATCCACTTCCAGCGCGATGCCGATTACCCTGAATACGCCGTCCAGAAACAACACCAGGTCGACCATGTCCGCGAAACGATTTTCGAACTCCGCCGGCAGGGCGCGCTGAAATAG
- a CDS encoding glycosyltransferase, with product MDLVYLSGYDYRGFVCFRPHHLMTRLARRHRVLYVEPTRARKSRRPWRWGRLRRESDALWRLEPTVLPGLRWSGLVRRLNETLVRRRIRAVMRQLGFTDAVTVVGTPFASGIAGSLGERLVVYDCNDDWASIPNLPSDYLRRQEERLTRKADLVFATSRRLCKRLELLNARTRFLPSGVDVEHFAPKPTATEVPDKLRDLPSPLIGSIGSVNATKDDLDLVEAIAERRPGWSFAFVGPVMGDVDLTRYPALRRRARFVGAQPYEALPSYVQAMDVCLLAYKRNAFTASANPTKVFEYLSAGKPVVATPLEDLEELVPHVVLAKDAEGFVAAIERALERRGDEAEQQARIERSRGRSWDAIVDALEADIEHQLMENGYVSDRAVHRVVQPAALH from the coding sequence ATGGACCTCGTATACCTCTCGGGCTACGACTACCGCGGCTTTGTCTGCTTCCGGCCCCATCACTTGATGACGCGACTGGCACGCCGTCACCGCGTGCTCTACGTCGAGCCGACGCGTGCCCGCAAGTCACGGCGCCCGTGGCGATGGGGCCGCCTTCGCCGCGAGAGCGACGCGCTGTGGAGGCTCGAGCCCACGGTGCTGCCCGGCTTGCGCTGGAGCGGCCTGGTGCGCCGGCTCAATGAGACCCTCGTGCGCCGCCGGATCAGGGCGGTCATGAGGCAGCTCGGCTTCACCGACGCAGTCACGGTAGTCGGCACGCCTTTTGCATCGGGAATCGCCGGGTCGTTGGGCGAGCGCCTCGTTGTCTACGACTGCAACGACGACTGGGCCTCGATCCCCAACCTCCCGTCGGACTATCTGCGGCGGCAGGAAGAACGGCTGACGCGCAAGGCCGACCTGGTCTTTGCCACAAGCCGGCGCCTGTGTAAGCGGCTTGAGCTGCTCAACGCCCGAACACGGTTTCTCCCGTCGGGCGTCGACGTCGAGCACTTCGCGCCCAAGCCAACGGCCACCGAGGTCCCCGACAAACTCCGGGACTTGCCGTCGCCCTTGATCGGTTCGATCGGGTCGGTCAATGCGACCAAGGACGATCTCGACCTCGTCGAGGCCATCGCCGAGAGACGGCCCGGCTGGTCGTTCGCGTTTGTCGGGCCGGTGATGGGCGATGTGGACCTGACGCGCTACCCAGCGTTGCGGCGGCGGGCACGTTTCGTCGGGGCGCAGCCGTACGAGGCGCTGCCGTCCTACGTTCAGGCCATGGACGTCTGCCTGCTCGCCTACAAGCGCAACGCGTTCACGGCGTCGGCCAACCCGACCAAAGTGTTCGAATATCTCAGCGCCGGCAAGCCGGTCGTCGCGACGCCGCTCGAGGACCTCGAGGAACTCGTGCCGCACGTGGTGCTGGCGAAGGACGCCGAGGGGTTTGTCGCCGCAATCGAGCGCGCTCTGGAGCGCCGCGGCGACGAGGCCGAGCAGCAGGCGCGCATCGAGCGCAGCCGCGGGCGTTCGTGGGACGCCATCGTCGACGCACTCGAGGCGGACATTGAGCACCAGTTGATGGAGAACGGGTATGTATCGGATCGCGCTGTGCATCGTGTCGTACAACCGGCGGCCTTACACTGA
- a CDS encoding SPASM domain-containing protein codes for MSVPFAQIEPTTVCNLHCAMCDRHRLETVGHMRLDQFERIISKIHGLQAVKLQGLGEPMLNPDFLPMMEVLRTRGIRAYSVLNATRINANNAEALASVADRIELSIDSADPEQFAAIRKGARLDDVIERVRVLVEARNRRGQFLELSANAVVHTANRAELRALFELISRLGLDRLNLNVVQFWDIGEGDAPAPEGSRVLTTADLDRIRADVESFSWDWSLPARLMTPTAGYENCPWYRGGIYVSWQGDVTPCCQRPDPRTVSFGNLLEQSLDKIWDSDAYRSFRSELTAGRPPEACRSCTMFYPHGQKQWTSYTSRATTTAALSASGPIT; via the coding sequence ATGAGTGTGCCGTTCGCGCAGATCGAGCCGACGACCGTGTGCAATCTGCACTGTGCGATGTGCGATCGCCATCGCCTCGAAACCGTCGGCCACATGCGCCTTGACCAGTTCGAGCGCATCATCAGCAAGATCCACGGGCTTCAGGCCGTCAAGCTCCAGGGCCTCGGCGAACCGATGCTCAACCCGGACTTCCTGCCGATGATGGAGGTGCTGCGGACGCGAGGGATTCGCGCGTACTCGGTGCTCAACGCCACAAGGATCAATGCGAACAACGCTGAGGCGCTGGCCTCGGTGGCCGATCGCATCGAGCTGTCAATCGACAGCGCCGATCCCGAGCAGTTTGCCGCGATCCGCAAGGGCGCGCGGCTCGACGACGTCATCGAGCGTGTTCGTGTACTCGTCGAGGCGCGCAACCGGCGGGGTCAGTTCCTCGAGTTGAGCGCCAACGCGGTTGTGCACACGGCCAACCGTGCCGAGCTCAGGGCACTCTTCGAGCTCATCAGTCGGCTCGGCCTCGACCGGCTCAACCTCAACGTTGTGCAGTTCTGGGACATCGGCGAGGGAGACGCCCCGGCGCCCGAAGGGTCCCGCGTGCTCACCACCGCCGATCTCGACCGGATCAGGGCCGACGTCGAATCGTTCTCGTGGGACTGGAGCCTGCCGGCGCGCCTGATGACGCCGACGGCCGGCTACGAGAACTGCCCGTGGTATCGCGGCGGAATATATGTTTCGTGGCAGGGCGACGTTACGCCGTGTTGCCAGCGGCCCGATCCGCGCACGGTCAGCTTCGGCAATCTGCTCGAACAGTCGCTCGATAAGATCTGGGACAGCGACGCCTATCGTTCGTTTCGCTCCGAGCTTACCGCCGGGCGACCGCCGGAGGCGTGTCGCTCGTGCACGATGTTTTACCCCCACGGTCAGAAGCAATGGACCTCGTATACCTCTCGGGCTACGACTACCGCGGCTTTGTCTGCTTCCGGCCCCATCACTTGA
- a CDS encoding glycosyltransferase, whose product MSRFAHHHRVLFVRPISIAHLLTKPSERHWKPFEWVDSNLWVSSPLMLPFGRRVPGVRRLNEARILRVVRLAIRRLGFERFVLWFYAPMSQYLAGRLGESAVVYDCTDAWERFEKTPPSTIERDRVLTAQADVLFAGTTKVYETRRERNPNCHLFTCAVDFEHFAEVPSGTPDDLVGIPHPIVGYTGLIDEARVDCRLIERLAREHPEWSIVLVGPVQDDVLLRALRHPNIHFLGLKSYDELPRYVAAFDAAIVPYRVNAATHHINPTKLLEYMAAGKPVVSTALDEIKSFYLNRLAIAESHDEFIHSIERVLSNATVLPVESNRTLAATRSWDSVSNAMLGIVEARLESGEVHDASEEPERPCERANV is encoded by the coding sequence ATGAGCCGGTTCGCGCATCATCACCGTGTGCTTTTCGTCCGGCCCATCTCGATTGCCCACCTGCTCACCAAACCGAGCGAGCGGCACTGGAAGCCGTTCGAATGGGTTGACAGCAATCTCTGGGTTTCCTCGCCCCTGATGCTGCCCTTCGGACGCCGGGTGCCGGGTGTGCGCCGGCTCAACGAAGCACGCATCCTGCGGGTCGTGCGGCTCGCGATCCGCCGTCTCGGATTCGAGCGTTTCGTGCTCTGGTTCTACGCACCGATGTCGCAGTACCTCGCCGGACGCTTGGGGGAATCCGCCGTCGTCTACGACTGCACCGACGCCTGGGAGCGCTTCGAGAAAACGCCTCCCTCGACGATCGAGCGCGACCGTGTGCTCACTGCACAGGCCGACGTGCTCTTCGCCGGCACGACCAAGGTGTACGAGACGCGGCGCGAGCGTAACCCAAACTGCCACCTGTTCACCTGCGCCGTCGACTTTGAGCACTTTGCCGAGGTGCCGTCCGGGACGCCGGACGATCTCGTCGGGATCCCGCATCCCATCGTCGGTTACACGGGCCTGATCGACGAGGCCCGCGTCGATTGCCGATTGATCGAGCGCCTGGCACGCGAACACCCGGAGTGGTCCATCGTGCTCGTTGGGCCCGTACAAGACGACGTGCTCCTACGCGCGCTGCGCCATCCGAACATCCACTTCCTTGGGCTCAAGTCTTACGACGAGCTGCCGCGCTACGTCGCGGCGTTCGACGCGGCGATCGTGCCGTACAGGGTCAACGCGGCGACGCACCATATCAACCCGACCAAGCTGCTCGAGTACATGGCGGCCGGCAAGCCGGTCGTCTCCACCGCGCTCGACGAGATCAAAAGCTTCTACCTCAACCGCCTCGCGATCGCCGAGTCGCACGATGAGTTCATCCACAGCATCGAACGTGTCCTGTCCAACGCGACGGTGCTCCCGGTCGAGTCGAATCGCACGCTGGCGGCAACCCGCTCCTGGGACAGTGTGTCGAACGCAATGCTGGGGATTGTCGAGGCCAGACTCGAGTCGGGTGAGGTCCACGACGCCTCCGAGGAGCCCGAACGCCCCTGTGAGAGAGCCAACGTATGA
- a CDS encoding tetratricopeptide repeat protein, whose protein sequence is MPLRFLFAAALALVACAPALWAAETGGTASDPTDAGDEARPERTEGLHEQAMEHFRLDKYGEAITVLETLVKAEPGNTEALVLLGRSHLARYLDEEDAADLAKGKQIIDLLEDKIAGSADLAHLKGKVALAQGQTEAAIELYRKAIEIEPGHSLAVNSLAIALSASEERAEALRLLEGFVGQHPHDAVALYNLGCLLALDGNTKDAARRYREAADERPWFASPYNNLGCLAFAAGDLDEAARAFEKVTTLRPDSPLGWHNLGCIYEAREEYDKAIEAFMKVVELRPDAVFGHERLGHVCELAGDYDQALHTLERLASMRPEAADVRFRIGYLDEQLGRYPEAAMAYKQVLRMKPDSPTAYTNLGNVYLKQREFNQAIENYARAIEVNPAYASAYYNLGTALLEAGRYDEAQVRLEDAVRRTPDDARAYNNLGNLHFIKGRLTDAVAAYTLAIKQAPNDALYRSNLGTALYHAKDLDAAAGAFETAIAKDANLFDARYNLGLLRYDQGRYTEAVEQLTEAVRIGETDAAQNSLANALLMAGRTDAAIAAYQRAIEINPRYAPAWKNLGAACTAQGDFQRAVDIYDEAVKLEPQNADNVYRRGQAYDRAGVSDKAKADYSAYIRMAPDGPHADAVKERLRQLQSKLN, encoded by the coding sequence ATGCCTCTTCGATTCCTTTTCGCCGCTGCACTCGCTCTTGTGGCATGCGCCCCGGCACTCTGGGCAGCCGAGACAGGTGGCACGGCCTCAGACCCCACCGACGCCGGCGACGAGGCCAGACCCGAAAGGACCGAAGGCCTGCACGAACAGGCGATGGAGCACTTCAGGCTCGACAAATATGGTGAGGCGATCACCGTGCTGGAGACGCTGGTCAAAGCAGAGCCGGGCAACACGGAGGCGCTCGTGTTGCTCGGCCGTTCGCACTTGGCCCGCTACCTCGATGAGGAAGACGCGGCCGATCTCGCCAAGGGCAAACAGATCATCGACCTGCTCGAGGACAAGATCGCGGGGAGTGCCGACCTCGCCCACCTCAAGGGCAAGGTTGCGTTGGCGCAAGGCCAGACCGAGGCAGCCATCGAGCTGTACCGCAAGGCAATCGAGATCGAGCCCGGCCACTCACTGGCCGTCAACAGCCTGGCCATTGCCCTCAGCGCCAGCGAGGAGCGCGCCGAGGCACTCAGGCTCCTCGAGGGTTTCGTCGGGCAGCACCCGCATGACGCCGTGGCCCTGTACAACCTCGGCTGTCTGCTCGCGCTCGACGGGAACACCAAGGACGCCGCGCGCCGCTATCGCGAGGCGGCCGACGAACGGCCGTGGTTCGCCTCGCCGTACAACAACCTCGGGTGCCTCGCGTTCGCGGCGGGCGACCTCGACGAAGCGGCGCGCGCGTTTGAGAAAGTCACCACGCTCAGGCCGGATTCGCCTCTCGGTTGGCACAACCTCGGCTGCATCTACGAGGCCCGCGAGGAGTACGACAAAGCGATCGAGGCATTCATGAAGGTTGTCGAGCTCCGCCCCGACGCGGTGTTCGGCCACGAGCGGCTCGGCCACGTCTGCGAGCTCGCCGGCGATTACGACCAGGCACTCCACACGCTCGAGCGGCTTGCCTCGATGCGCCCCGAGGCGGCGGACGTGCGCTTCCGCATCGGCTACCTCGATGAGCAGCTTGGCCGCTACCCCGAGGCGGCGATGGCGTACAAGCAGGTGCTACGCATGAAGCCGGACTCACCGACGGCGTATACAAATCTCGGCAACGTCTACCTCAAGCAGCGGGAGTTCAATCAGGCTATCGAGAACTACGCGCGGGCCATCGAGGTTAACCCCGCGTACGCGAGCGCGTACTACAACCTGGGCACGGCGCTGCTCGAAGCCGGCCGCTACGACGAGGCGCAGGTCCGGCTCGAGGACGCCGTCCGCCGCACGCCCGACGACGCGCGCGCCTACAACAACCTCGGCAACCTCCATTTCATCAAGGGCCGCTTGACCGATGCCGTCGCGGCCTACACGCTCGCCATCAAGCAGGCGCCCAATGACGCGCTGTACCGTTCGAACCTCGGCACGGCTCTGTACCACGCGAAGGACCTCGATGCGGCGGCCGGCGCCTTCGAGACCGCCATCGCGAAGGATGCGAATCTGTTCGATGCGCGCTACAATCTTGGGCTGCTGCGCTACGATCAGGGCCGCTACACCGAGGCGGTCGAGCAGCTCACGGAGGCCGTCAGAATAGGTGAAACCGACGCAGCGCAGAACAGCTTGGCGAACGCGCTGCTCATGGCGGGCCGCACCGACGCTGCCATTGCGGCGTACCAACGCGCCATCGAGATCAACCCCCGCTACGCGCCGGCCTGGAAGAACCTCGGCGCTGCCTGCACGGCCCAGGGCGATTTCCAGCGTGCCGTCGACATCTACGACGAGGCCGTCAAGCTCGAGCCGCAGAACGCCGACAACGTCTACCGGCGCGGCCAGGCCTACGATCGCGCCGGCGTCAGCGACAAGGCAAAGGCCGACTACTCCGCCTACATCCGCATGGCCCCCGACGGGCCGCACGCCGACGCCGTCAAAGAGCGTTTGCGCCAACTCCAATCGAAGTTGAACTGA
- a CDS encoding FliA/WhiG family RNA polymerase sigma factor gives MASQEHIEALWTRYLKNHADAEAKDALTLNYLPLVKYVAGRLAITLPSHVDINDLIGSGVIGLISAIENFEPKYKTKFETYAIIRIRGSMLDELRSLDWVPRSAREKFVALQRAHAAIEQEFGRAARDDELAERLQLTLNELGSLMNDERSVAFLSLNELLNPDDGDRKAVSMIDAVSDESQPSPFSVCDAKEKRAILAQAVQDLPEQERIVIALYYYEQLMLKEIGAVLGISESRVSQIHTKALTRLGGKLRRCDSSVRALARTSHAGTG, from the coding sequence ATGGCAAGCCAGGAACACATTGAGGCGCTCTGGACGCGGTATCTGAAGAACCACGCCGACGCCGAGGCGAAGGACGCACTCACGCTCAACTACCTGCCGCTCGTCAAGTACGTCGCCGGGCGGCTGGCGATCACACTCCCGTCCCACGTGGACATCAACGATCTGATCGGCTCGGGAGTCATTGGTCTGATCAGCGCGATCGAAAACTTCGAGCCGAAGTACAAGACCAAGTTCGAGACATACGCCATCATCCGCATCCGCGGTTCGATGCTCGACGAACTCCGGTCGCTCGACTGGGTACCCCGCTCGGCACGCGAGAAGTTTGTGGCCTTACAGCGGGCCCACGCCGCGATCGAACAGGAATTCGGCCGCGCCGCACGCGACGATGAGCTTGCCGAACGCCTTCAGCTTACGCTCAACGAGCTCGGTTCGCTGATGAATGATGAGCGGAGCGTGGCGTTTCTCTCGCTCAATGAACTGCTCAATCCCGATGACGGCGACCGCAAAGCCGTGAGCATGATTGACGCGGTCTCCGACGAGAGCCAGCCGTCGCCGTTCAGTGTCTGCGACGCGAAGGAGAAGCGCGCCATCCTAGCGCAGGCGGTCCAAGATCTGCCCGAGCAGGAGCGGATCGTCATTGCGCTCTACTACTACGAACAGCTCATGCTCAAGGAAATCGGCGCGGTGCTCGGCATCAGCGAGTCCCGCGTCTCGCAGATTCACACGAAAGCGTTGACGCGGCTCGGCGGCAAGCTGCGCCGTTGCGACTCCTCCGTGCGCGCTCTTGCCCGGACGAGTCACGCCGGCACCGGCTAA